The sequence CTTTGGGCCGGGTTCTGCATGACCATCCTATCGGCAGCGCTGAAAGCCGTGCCAGGCGAAATCATTGAGGCCGGGCGTGTAGACGGCGCAACGGAATGGCAAGTCTTCTGGCGCATCATGTTTCCCGTCATCCTGCCCACCATCACCGTCGTCGCCACGACCATGACCATCAACGTGCTCAAGGTTTTTGACATCGTGTTTGTGATGACCAACGGGTTGAATGGCACCGAGGTTATCGCAAACCGCATGTTCAAGTTCATCGTTACCAACCAGGGCCGATCCACCGCCATCGCCGTACTGCTAATCGCGCTTACAATACCCATCATGATCATCAACGTGCGGCGATTCCGGGAACAGGAGAGGATGCGATGACCGCCCAACGGCTCAAGAACCTACTGACCCGGATTCCCTTGCACCTCACCATCATCGCGCTGCTGATAGTCTGGCTCATCCCCACCGTGGGCACGTTCATCACGTCCTTCCGTTCGCGCCAGGCCGTGCAGGAATCGGGCTGGTGGACCGTCTTCACCGGCCCACCGATCCCCGGAGCGTCAGAATACCGCGTCGCGTGCGCCTCGTGTCACGGAGCGGACGGCAAGGGCATTGCCACAGCCAACCTGAGCGACCCCGCCTTCGTGGAACCGTATCTAAAGACCAATCGCCTGCTTCCCATGCTGCGCCAGAGCATCGGCGGACAGGCCCACGTTACCCATCCGGAATGGCAAGCCCTCATCCAGGACACATCGCGCACAAAGGAAGCACTGGACAGGCTCTCGGTCATTTCCGCCTACCTCGGGACCCTGTCGGGAACGGGGAAGGCCGCCCAGTACAAACTCACGGCGAACAACTGGATTGACGCGCTGGTCGGATACAAGGGTACGGCCACCTACACCGAGGACTGCGCAACAGGCGTGAGCGCCAGCGGGAAGTTCAAGTGCAACGCCAGCGACCTGCTCAACCCCGAAGGAATGGCGCGGGCATTCCTGAACAGCATCGGCGTTACCATTCCTTCCACCATTCTGCCCATCCTTTTCGCAGCCTTCGCTGCCTATGCCTTTTCCTGGATGGACTTTCGCGGCCGCTCGTGGATGTTCGCCCTTCTCGTCGGCCTCCAAATCGTGCCCTTGCAGATGACCCTGGTGCCCATCGCTCGTCTGTACAGCAAACTGGGCCTGCAGAGCACTTTCCTCGGCATCTGGCTGTTCCACACGGGGTTCGGCTTGCCGTATGCCATCTACCTGCTGCGGAACTTCCTAGGCGGCCTGCCGCGCGACCTGTTTGAGTCCGCCTATCTGGACGGCGCGAACCACTGGACGGCCTTTCGGCGCCTGGCCCTACCGCTCACGGTGCCGGCCATCGCGTCGCTGGCCATCTTCCAGTTCCTGTGGGTTTGGAATGACCTGCTGGTCGCCATCATTCTGCTGCCCAGCAACCCCGTGCTCACCTATCAGATCACCAACTTGATTGACCCGCGAGGGGGCAACTGGCATCTCTTGACCGCAGCGGCCTTCCTATCCATGATCGTGCCCATGATCGTCTTCCTGGCATTCCAACGCTACTTCATCCGCGGCTTGCTCGCGGGCGCAGTAAAGGGGTAATCCTGCCCCGGCCGATCCTGTCCAACACACGCCTGGCACCAGCCACAGAAAGGCCACTATGAGATACGACTGGTACAAGGATGCAATCTTCTATGAGGTCTTCGTCCGCGCCTTCGCCGACGGTAATGGCGACGGAATCGGCGACCTCCGGGGCCTGATGGCCAAACTGGACTACATCCAGGACCTGGGCGTGGATTGCATTTGGCTCCTGCCCATTTATCCATCCCCCCTGCGAGACCAGGGATACGATGTAACCGACTACCACGCCATCCACCCCGACTACGGCACGCTGGACGATTTCCGCGCACTCCTGGACGAAGCGCACCGACGCGGCCTTCGCGTCATCACCGACCTCATACCCAATCACACGTCCGACCAGCACCCCTGGTTCCAGGCTTCCCGCAACCCCAGACACCCCGAGCACGCGCGCTACCGAGACTGGTATGTCTGGAGCACCACCGACCAGCGTTACCGCGATGCTCGCATCATCTTCCTGGACTCCGAAAAATCCAACTGGACATGGGATTCGCTCCGCGGCGCCTACTATTGGCACCGGTTCTTCCACCACCAACCAGACCTGAACTACAACAACCCATCGGTCCAACAGGAGATGCTGAACGTGGTACGGTTCTGGCTGGACATGGGCGTGGATGGCTTTCGCGTAGACGCGGTGCCATATTTGTTTGAACGTGAGGGGACCAACTGCGAGAACCTGCCCGAAACCCATGCCTACCTGAAACGCTTGCGTGCCTTTGTGGACGCGCACGCACCGGGCGCCTTGCTGCTCTCGGAAGCGAACCAGTGGCCCGAGGATGCGCGCGCCTACATGGGAGACGGCGACGAATTCCACATGAATTTCCACTTCCCGCTGATGCCCCGCATCTTCATCGCCCTGGCCCGCGAAGATCGGGAGCCCATAGAATCCATCCTTGCCCGCACTCCGCCCATCCCCAAACTGTGTCAGTGGGCCACGTTCCTGCGCTGCCACGATGAACTGACATTGGAGATGGTTACGGAAGAGGAGCGGCAATTCCTGTGGGATTTCTACGCACCTGAACCTCGCATGCGGCTGAATCTGGGGATTCGCCGCAGGCTGGCGCCTTTGCTGGGCAACGACCGACGTCGGATTGAACTGGCCTACTCGTTGCTGTTCACGCTCCCCGGGTCGCCGGTGCTCTACTACGGCGACGAAATCGGCATGGGAGACAACATCTGGCTGGAAGATCGCACCGGCCTGCGTACCCCGATGCAGTGGTCAGCCGCGGCGAACGCGGGGTTCTCCACAGCCGCCCCGACGCGGCTCTACTGCCCCGTCATTGACGACGACATCTACGGGTATCGTACCGTCAACGTTGAGGCCCAGATGGCCCGTGCCGATTCCTTGCTCAATCGGCTGCGGGAAATGATTCGCGTTCGCAAGGCCCACCCCGTGTTTGGGCGTGGCGACCTCCGCTTCCTACAGACGGGCAATCCCGCGGTCCTGGCATACCTGCGACGGCTCCCCGAAAGGGAGGAAGCCCTCGTCCTCCACAATCTATCGGCCCGGCCACAGAGCGCCAGCCTCAACCTGAGCGACCATGCGGGCGCGGTGCTTGTAGACATGTTCACCGGCGAACAACGGCACGCCATCGCTGCCGAACCCTGGCGTCTGGAGATGCAGCGCCATGAGTATTGCTGGCTAACAGTCGGCCAGGGCGCCCGGTAGTCCGCCCGACCGTTTCCTCACCTTCCTTACGCGTGGTTCTTGGCAAGAAAGACCAGCGACAGGACGCGAAGCGAAGCAATCTCCCGCCCGCACAGGAATGGCTGCGCTTCGCGCGCAATGATACAGAAGAACATCCGCTTTACGGCGACATCCACAGCGGGCGAAGCCAGGCGTCAACCTGAGGATTCCGGGCGTCGCAGACCCACGACCCGAAGGCGGGACGCTGGGGATGCTGGCCGCTAGCGAACGGGATGAGAAGCCCACAGCACATGACACAGGCGGCTAGCCGTGAGCAATTGGGGGCTCGGCGGCCCGGATTGACATGCGCGCAAGGCAACTGCAACGCACGATGACAGGGCGGCGCTAACTATGGCTTCTGACCTTTCCACGTGCGGCATGCCATTGGAGCAACAAGTTCCCGCTCATGTCCACTGTCAAACGCCAGCCGGGGTTGACCACGGTAGTAGACCCATCTTCCCTCACGACGGCCGGACCTTCTATCTCATCGCCAGGTTGAAGATCTGCCCGACTGACCTCGTCGCACTCCAACAGTTGACCCCCAAACCACAGTGAACCCCTTCTACGAGGCGCTGCACCGGCAGGTTCACGGGCTGGCGCGAGCGGTTGAGGCTCCGGTTTTGCCATCTGCCTCACCGCCCGTACCCGCAGGTTGACCACCTGAATCGTCTCACCCGGACTGCTGTGCCCATAGGTTGCCGAATGCACCTCGTGGAATCGCTGGATGATGCTCGCCACATCTGCCTGAGACAGAGGATGGCGAGGCAATCCAACATTGAGTTCGTAGTTTTGACGCTGGTAGCGTAGGTCCGCCGACAGCATCACCGTGCGGTCAGACGGCTCAGCATCTACGCGGGCGAACCAAGTTTCGGCCGCAGCCATGAGATCATTGCACGTTTCATTTATCACACCCAGGGCCTCCGTGACGAGGGGGCGCATAATTGTCGCCACGAAGTCGGCGCTCATGTCGGCATACAGCAAACCCAGTGCCGAGAACAGCCCGGGCAGCACCGGCACGATCACCATCTGGATACCCATCTCTTCGGCAAGGTCTGTCGCGTGCAGTGGCCCTGCCCCACCGTAGGCAATCAGGGTGAAATCGCGCGGGTCGTGGCCACGCGCTACCGACACCACTCGCAGAATCCGGATCATCGTTGCATTGGCGATGGAGAGGATACCCTGGGCTGCCTGCTCTACCGAGAGTCCCAGGGGTTCCGCGACACGCTGGCGTATCGCCCGCTCGGCCAGTTCTAGTTGCAGGGGCATCTCTCCACCGAGGAATAGGTTAGGGTCTAGCCGTCCGAGGATCAGGTGCGCATCGGTAACCGTAGGATTATCGCCCCCCTTGCCGTAACATGCCGGGCCCGGATCTGCGCCTGCGCTCTTTGGCCCCACCTTCAGGTGTCCGCCAGCATCAATCCAGGCAATGCTACCTGCCCCTGCGCCACACTCTGCTACGTCAATCATGGGGAAGCGCACCGGATAGCCGCTCCCGCGGACGCGCCCTCCATGGTGCACCTCCCCACCCACTTCATACTCCGTCGCAAATCGTGGCTGACCATCAAGAAGCAAACCTGCTTTGGCAGTTGTTCCCCCCATATCAAAGCCGATGGCACGTCGCAGGCCCAGAATCCTCGCCACTTGGGATGCGGCAATCATCCCCGCCGCGGGACCTGACTCCACGAGCGTATGGGGGCGTACCACGGCCTCTTCTGGCGGGAGCGATCCCCCGCTGGAATGCATGATCACAAGCCCGTCGCGCTCCCAGCCCTTGCTTCGCAGTTGCCGCTGGATGTCATCTAGGTAGGAGGTAACCTTGGGAGCTACCGCAGCCGCAATAACGGTCGTGCTTGCCCGCTCATATTCGCGAAATTCAGGCAACACCTTGCTGGACAGGAAGATAGGCCGGTCGGGCGCGATGCGACGGGCCAGCGATTCCAGCCTCGCCTCGTGCTCCGGGTTGCGGAATGAAAACAGCAGCACCACGGCGAGACTGTCAATCCCGCTTTCCACCAGCGCCCGAATTTGAGAGACGGCCTGCTCCTCGTCAAGGGGAATCACAATATTACCGCTGGCATCCACCCGTTCGCGTACCTCCCTCACGAAGTTGCGGGGTACCAGCGGAGGAGGCCGGCCCTGAACGAGGTCGTACAAGTATGGGCGCTGCTGGCGGCCGATCTCCAACAGATCACGGAAACCCTCGGTAACAAGTAAACCTACCTTGGCCACCTTCCCTTCCAGTAGCGCGTTCGTTACCACCGTCGTCCCGTGAGCAATCTGCTCTACCTGGTCAATACCGACGCCTGCGCTGTCCAGCGCCCGCTGAAGCCCCCGTAGGAACGGATCCGCCGGGCGCCAAGGGTCCGATGGCACTTTGGCAGACCAAAGCGTGCGACTTTTCTCATCGTAGACCAACACATCGGTGAAGGTGCCACCCACGTCAACGGCCGCCCGCATTGCTCAAGCCCCCTTGCCACGCATCTCACTACGAAGTCGCTCGGTGTCGGCAATGTTGACATCGCCGTGCGCGCCAAGGACGACGCCGTAGTGCTCGCGGGCACTTACAGCGCTAATTTTGCCTATGGCGTAGTCGCGGGCTACGCGCTCTGGCTCGCGTTCCACCGGCGGGCCGAATCCCCCGCCACCTGCGGTCTGAGCGCTGACTACATCGCCCTGCTTCACCAACACGTTGGAGGTTTTGGACGGAATGGGCCGTTCAGTCGGCGTGTCTGGGTTTAGAATAAAGCGGCCACAGCCCCCTGGCATACCGCCTGCAATGCCCCAAGGTCGCAGCCTATGTCGGTCCGAGTGCGCGGAGAAGAGCACTGGCCTCAGCGCCTGGATGTCCTTACGGATTGCCAGACCGCCGCGACGCCTCCCAGGACCACCGGAGTCGGGCACCAAACCATAGCGAAGCACGCGGAGCGGATACTCCATCTCCATCGCCTCTATAGGCAGATTGGACGTGTTGGTAATGTGAACCTGTACGCCGTCCCAGCCGTCGTGATGTAGTCCCGCACCCATGCCACCACCTAGCGCTTCTACATACACGAATTCCTGCCCCGTCAATGCCTCCGTCCCGCCGAAAATAATGGCCGTCGTAGCCCCGTTGGACGCAGCGACGATCCGCTCTGGAACCGCCTGGCTCAGTGCGCCCATGATCGCATCCACCACGCGCTGGCAAGTGTCTGTTCGCCCTCCGACCGCTGCAGGCTCCGAGGCATTCACAAGCGTGCGCTCGGGCGCATGGATGCGGATGGCCCGTTGAAACCCTGCGTTAGGAGGCACGTCTGGCGCGACGACGGCCTTGACAGCGTAGTATACCGTCGCCACCAGCGCCGCCCACACCATGTTGATCCCCCCTCGCACCTGAGGGGCCGTCCCGCTGAAGTCAAAGTGGATAGACGGATTGGCCCCGTGGAACACAGAAACAGCCACCTGTACGGGAAGCGGCTCTGGGGTGATACCATCGTCATCCATAAAGTCTGTGAAGCGATAGGTCCCTTCGGGAATGTTCCTCAGTGCGCTGCGCAGCCGCCGCTCACTATAGTCCCACAGCTCTTTGATGCAACTCATCACCGTATCTCTACCATGTTTCTGGAACAACTCCAGCAGTCGTCGTTCGGCCAAATGCAGCGCCGCAATCTGCGCACGCAGGTCGCCGGCACGTTCCTCTCGGCTCCTCATGTTAAGGAGCAACAGGTCCAGAATCTCGGCCCGCATCTCGCCACCAGCAACTATGCGCGTCGGCGGAATCCGCAGCCCCTCCTGCAGCACCTCGGTAGAATCGCCCGCCGTTCCGACGCCGGGCGTCCGGCCGCCGACGTCGGACCAGTGAGCGATATTACTGGCGTAGGCCACAAGCCTACCTTCGTAGAAGACGGGCTGTACTACGGTAACATCGGGGAGATGGGAACCGCCTCCCCGGTAGGGGTCATTGGCGATTATGACATCCCCCGGCTGCAGATTCCACTCCCTTGCTCGCCCCGCGATCTCGGACACCAGTCCCTGCATGGAACCGAGATGAATGGGAATATTCTCGGCAAGGGCCACCAGGCCCCCATCGGGGCCGAAGAGGGCACTGGAACAGTCGCGCCTCTCCTTTATGTTCGTGGAATAGGCCGAGCGAATCAATGCAACGCTAGACTCTTCGGCTACAGACTGAAGGGCATTCCCGACGACCTCAGCGATGATTAGGTCAACTTGCTGCATAACCCACCTGCTTCCGAAGGGCCAGGCCACCGAGGAAGTTCATCACAATCTCACGTCCCATGATCACGGTCGTATTCGCCACGTCCAAAGGCGGCGAAATCTCCACAAGGTCAAAGGCACGCGTGAGAGGATGTCTTCCCAACACGGCGACTGCTTCCAGAATCTGCAGCGCGGTGAGTCCGCCCGGGGTCGGATTGTTTGTGCCTGGGGCCCAGGCCATATCCAACACATCAATATCCACCGATACGTACAGGGCATCCACGCCGTCTGTCGCTCGGGCAATCACTTGCTCAAGCACATCGTGTATGCCCCTTCGGTGCACATCATGCGACGTGAACAGAAGGCAGCCCTGTTCATCCAGGTATCGTCGGTAGACGCGCTGGGTATGGAATCCGTGGGGGCCTATCTCAACGAAGTTGCGTGGGCTGAATTTGCCTCCGGATCGCTCCATTGCCATGCGGAATGGTGTACCGCTAGAGATTTCGCCACCAGAGGAGACGCGAACGTCAAAATGCGAGTCAAAGTTGATTACCCCTATGCGTCCGGGTGTCGTCTCCATCAAAGCCCGCAGACACGGGTAGGTGATCAGGTGGTCGCCCCCTATGATGATCGGTACGGCCTTATTCTGGAGGAGGCGCGCTATGGCCATCTGCCCCTGCTCAAGAGTGCGTTGCACATTGGTATACACAACGGCGATGTCGCCCGCATCCACGACCGTCAGGGAATCGCTGAGTTCCACGTCTAGGTGCGGGTCGTAGGTGCGCGATGCGGTGAACGCCAGCCGAATTTCCCTGGGGGCATGCCTGCTGCCCGCGCGTCCCCCCACGGTGCCTCCGTCAAAGGGGAACCCGACCAGCGCCGCGTCGGCCTGTTCCAGATCGGCAATGCCTCTCAAAATCTGGAGAAAACGCACCTCATGTTCGTCGTTCATGGATACCGAGACGGTTACGCTAGGCGGGTTCAGATACGGTATCGGTGTCTTCATCTGGCTTAACCTCAATGACTGCTCAAAGCGCTTCGGGACATCTCACGAAGTCGCTCTGATCAGAACGAAAAGCCTCCGCCGGCAGGCACAAGGCCCGCGCGCTCATGACGATACAGGGGGACTCACAATCGCGTGCCGTGGGCTTTGTACGGTTTTGCAAACCTATCGCTCATGGCAGTGGCGCCTATGTACAATGCTTGGACTTCTTCATTGTCCAGGAGATTCTGGCCCGTGTCGGTCAGCTTGGTCTCGCCCAATACAAGCACATATCCCCTGCTGGCGATGCGCAATGCCCGCTTTGCCTGTTGCTCCACGAGCAGCATGGTGGTGCCTGCGTTGTTCAATTCCCGAATCTTGTCAAACACAAGGGCGGCGTACTTTGGGGCCAGCCCCAGTGATGGCTCATCCA comes from Chloroflexota bacterium and encodes:
- a CDS encoding hydantoinase/oxoprolinase family protein translates to MRAAVDVGGTFTDVLVYDEKSRTLWSAKVPSDPWRPADPFLRGLQRALDSAGVGIDQVEQIAHGTTVVTNALLEGKVAKVGLLVTEGFRDLLEIGRQQRPYLYDLVQGRPPPLVPRNFVREVRERVDASGNIVIPLDEEQAVSQIRALVESGIDSLAVVLLFSFRNPEHEARLESLARRIAPDRPIFLSSKVLPEFREYERASTTVIAAAVAPKVTSYLDDIQRQLRSKGWERDGLVIMHSSGGSLPPEEAVVRPHTLVESGPAAGMIAASQVARILGLRRAIGFDMGGTTAKAGLLLDGQPRFATEYEVGGEVHHGGRVRGSGYPVRFPMIDVAECGAGAGSIAWIDAGGHLKVGPKSAGADPGPACYGKGGDNPTVTDAHLILGRLDPNLFLGGEMPLQLELAERAIRQRVAEPLGLSVEQAAQGILSIANATMIRILRVVSVARGHDPRDFTLIAYGGAGPLHATDLAEEMGIQMVIVPVLPGLFSALGLLYADMSADFVATIMRPLVTEALGVINETCNDLMAAAETWFARVDAEPSDRTVMLSADLRYQRQNYELNVGLPRHPLSQADVASIIQRFHEVHSATYGHSSPGETIQVVNLRVRAVRQMAKPEPQPLAPAREPAGAAPRRRGSLWFGGQLLECDEVSRADLQPGDEIEGPAVVREDGSTTVVNPGWRLTVDMSGNLLLQWHAARGKVRSHS
- a CDS encoding ATP-binding cassette domain-containing protein; its protein translation is MLSTTIVPHAAFFLQEYTDIIELFPILKERFHDLAYKLSGGEQQMLAIARALMLNPLLLMLDEPSLGLAPKYAALVFDKIRELNNAGTTMLLVEQQAKRALRIASRGYVLVLGETKLTDTGQNLLDNEEVQALYIGATAMSDRFAKPYKAHGTRL
- a CDS encoding carbohydrate ABC transporter permease; protein product: MLRQSIGGQAHVTHPEWQALIQDTSRTKEALDRLSVISAYLGTLSGTGKAAQYKLTANNWIDALVGYKGTATYTEDCATGVSASGKFKCNASDLLNPEGMARAFLNSIGVTIPSTILPILFAAFAAYAFSWMDFRGRSWMFALLVGLQIVPLQMTLVPIARLYSKLGLQSTFLGIWLFHTGFGLPYAIYLLRNFLGGLPRDLFESAYLDGANHWTAFRRLALPLTVPAIASLAIFQFLWVWNDLLVAIILLPSNPVLTYQITNLIDPRGGNWHLLTAAAFLSMIVPMIVFLAFQRYFIRGLLAGAVKG
- a CDS encoding hydantoinase B/oxoprolinase family protein, whose protein sequence is MQQVDLIIAEVVGNALQSVAEESSVALIRSAYSTNIKERRDCSSALFGPDGGLVALAENIPIHLGSMQGLVSEIAGRAREWNLQPGDVIIANDPYRGGGSHLPDVTVVQPVFYEGRLVAYASNIAHWSDVGGRTPGVGTAGDSTEVLQEGLRIPPTRIVAGGEMRAEILDLLLLNMRSREERAGDLRAQIAALHLAERRLLELFQKHGRDTVMSCIKELWDYSERRLRSALRNIPEGTYRFTDFMDDDGITPEPLPVQVAVSVFHGANPSIHFDFSGTAPQVRGGINMVWAALVATVYYAVKAVVAPDVPPNAGFQRAIRIHAPERTLVNASEPAAVGGRTDTCQRVVDAIMGALSQAVPERIVAASNGATTAIIFGGTEALTGQEFVYVEALGGGMGAGLHHDGWDGVQVHITNTSNLPIEAMEMEYPLRVLRYGLVPDSGGPGRRRGGLAIRKDIQALRPVLFSAHSDRHRLRPWGIAGGMPGGCGRFILNPDTPTERPIPSKTSNVLVKQGDVVSAQTAGGGGFGPPVEREPERVARDYAIGKISAVSAREHYGVVLGAHGDVNIADTERLRSEMRGKGA
- the treS gene encoding maltose alpha-D-glucosyltransferase, producing MRYDWYKDAIFYEVFVRAFADGNGDGIGDLRGLMAKLDYIQDLGVDCIWLLPIYPSPLRDQGYDVTDYHAIHPDYGTLDDFRALLDEAHRRGLRVITDLIPNHTSDQHPWFQASRNPRHPEHARYRDWYVWSTTDQRYRDARIIFLDSEKSNWTWDSLRGAYYWHRFFHHQPDLNYNNPSVQQEMLNVVRFWLDMGVDGFRVDAVPYLFEREGTNCENLPETHAYLKRLRAFVDAHAPGALLLSEANQWPEDARAYMGDGDEFHMNFHFPLMPRIFIALAREDREPIESILARTPPIPKLCQWATFLRCHDELTLEMVTEEERQFLWDFYAPEPRMRLNLGIRRRLAPLLGNDRRRIELAYSLLFTLPGSPVLYYGDEIGMGDNIWLEDRTGLRTPMQWSAAANAGFSTAAPTRLYCPVIDDDIYGYRTVNVEAQMARADSLLNRLREMIRVRKAHPVFGRGDLRFLQTGNPAVLAYLRRLPEREEALVLHNLSARPQSASLNLSDHAGAVLVDMFTGEQRHAIAAEPWRLEMQRHEYCWLTVGQGAR
- a CDS encoding agmatinase family protein — its product is MKTPIPYLNPPSVTVSVSMNDEHEVRFLQILRGIADLEQADAALVGFPFDGGTVGGRAGSRHAPREIRLAFTASRTYDPHLDVELSDSLTVVDAGDIAVVYTNVQRTLEQGQMAIARLLQNKAVPIIIGGDHLITYPCLRALMETTPGRIGVINFDSHFDVRVSSGGEISSGTPFRMAMERSGGKFSPRNFVEIGPHGFHTQRVYRRYLDEQGCLLFTSHDVHRRGIHDVLEQVIARATDGVDALYVSVDIDVLDMAWAPGTNNPTPGGLTALQILEAVAVLGRHPLTRAFDLVEISPPLDVANTTVIMGREIVMNFLGGLALRKQVGYAAS